The Bacteroidota bacterium genome includes a region encoding these proteins:
- a CDS encoding response regulator → MDLKKNINVLLIEDNPADARLVEIYLNESTMLTPNISKVVELKKGMLMLEESDFDIVLLDLTLPDSSGFDTVKTLLNEFPTQTVIVMTGLEDDTVAINSVKAGAQDFIVKGQFDNNLLSRTVSYAIERHQLQIKLENYAKAIKLNEQRLIEAQTMARMGNWELDVVNNQMYWSNEVFRILGFKENTFEPTLNDYLKYIAPEEVTEVHNAIKRTMEKGKPYHTEYKIILPGNVIKQIANRGQIQKSKKNNGLCLSGTIQDISNLTNKSDEKNPIIEELTKHYSEILAEAEKLNGCDDLKNMIKSGNDIVNKLRM, encoded by the coding sequence ATGGATTTAAAAAAGAACATCAACGTATTATTAATAGAGGACAATCCTGCAGACGCAAGACTTGTTGAGATCTATTTAAATGAATCAACCATGCTTACACCCAACATTTCAAAGGTTGTGGAATTAAAAAAAGGTATGCTCATGTTGGAGGAAAGTGATTTCGATATTGTTTTATTAGATCTTACGCTGCCCGATAGCTCCGGATTCGATACCGTTAAAACCTTACTCAACGAATTTCCGACTCAGACCGTTATTGTAATGACGGGTTTAGAGGATGATACTGTTGCAATTAATTCAGTTAAAGCCGGAGCTCAGGATTTTATTGTCAAAGGACAGTTTGATAATAATTTATTGTCGCGCACAGTTTCTTATGCTATAGAACGTCATCAGCTGCAAATTAAATTAGAGAATTATGCAAAGGCTATCAAATTAAATGAGCAGCGGTTAATTGAAGCACAAACAATGGCACGCATGGGTAACTGGGAATTGGATGTGGTGAATAATCAGATGTATTGGAGCAATGAAGTATTTCGTATATTAGGATTTAAAGAAAATACTTTCGAACCAACGTTAAACGATTATCTCAAATACATAGCACCTGAAGAAGTAACTGAAGTGCACAACGCCATTAAACGCACAATGGAAAAAGGGAAACCATATCATACGGAATATAAGATCATACTTCCGGGTAATGTTATAAAACAGATTGCGAACAGAGGTCAGATCCAAAAAAGTAAAAAAAATAACGGACTGTGTCTTTCCGGTACAATTCAGGATATTTCAAACCTCACTAATAAATCCGACGAAAAAAATCCCATAATAGAGGAATTAACAAAACATTATTCCGAAATACTTGCTGAGGCAGAAAAATTAAATGGCTGTGACGATCTCAAAAATATGATCAAAAGCGGTAATGATATTGTTAATAAATTGAGGATGTAG
- a CDS encoding cupin domain-containing protein, giving the protein MRRHLLYILLLCIIHTANAQFIDLDTIVVIDDYENVGSQKLYSDSLVSTFEIWVKKEVPLHKHEFHTEQVIVLEGEGNMRLGDEWKIIKPGDLIIIPVGTLHQVIVTSSIPLKVLSVQAPEFDGSDRVIMKE; this is encoded by the coding sequence ATGCGACGACATTTACTTTATATTTTATTATTATGTATTATTCATACAGCCAATGCACAATTTATTGACTTAGATACCATTGTTGTTATTGATGATTATGAAAATGTTGGCAGCCAAAAATTATACAGCGATTCCTTGGTCTCCACTTTTGAAATTTGGGTGAAGAAAGAGGTGCCTTTGCATAAACACGAATTTCATACGGAACAAGTAATTGTTTTAGAAGGCGAAGGCAATATGCGTTTAGGTGATGAATGGAAAATAATTAAACCCGGTGATCTCATCATAATTCCGGTGGGAACTTTACATCAGGTAATAGTTACTTCATCCATCCCTTTAAAAGTTTTGAGTGTTCAGGCTCCGGAGTTTGACGGAAGTGACAGAGTAATAATGAAGGAATGA
- a CDS encoding TonB-dependent receptor: MNKSAFSVFMLRFILTTLFALLAIPLFSQQTATVYGKLTDEDKKPIPNANISLLNSKTIVQTDLEGNYAITVPANDTAVLKFTCIGFTTELRKVLLEPDMRYVLVIKMKSIMLDKVDINALENGKRIPVKELESIPYTMDPLTAILQALGAVSNNELTSQYSIRGGNYDENLVYVNDFEVYRPLLVRSGQQEGLPFPNYDLIDNIIFSAGGFEAKYGDKLSSVLDIQYKKPTEFEAGVTASLLGASFYANDVIDSGKMYYLFGSRYKTNKYLLNSLNTEGQYEPVFIDAQALVGININDKSSLEFLGNFAYNSYKFLPQSRSTATGVVNNVIQLDVFFDGQEIDEFVTGFGGVSYIYHPGEHTTLKLLGSGYHSLESETFDIIGQYWLGLVETNLGDEDFGDVKYGLGVGTFQNFARNYLTADVINLGHVGTHETKAHYYQWGVRVQTEIIRDELKEWELLDSAGYSLPYTGESVELQEVFKSDTELNSMRYSGYLQDTWEPDFRNFALTGGIRASYWDLNEELTISPRFQFVWQPEWHNKKDSLRDIEIKAAAGMYHQPPFYRELRDLEGVIHEDVQSQKSLHFVLGVDYEFKAWNRDFKFISEVYYKYLFDLIPYDVENVRIRYYGDNSANGYATGIEFRLHGEIVEDADSWISMSIMRTMENIQGDSTFDYHYNAEGQIDSLIAISQGYIPRPTDQLINFGMFFQDYMPGNENFKVHLSFLFGTGLPFGPPDNEYYRNSLRIPPYRRVDIGFSALLLDQNRDLTDKGRLNTTFESLWASIEVFNLLGIQNTISYIWVKDINNLQYAFPNYLTDRRLNFKLVAKF, translated from the coding sequence ATGAATAAATCTGCGTTTTCTGTGTTCATGCTGCGTTTCATTTTAACCACACTTTTTGCGCTACTGGCTATTCCCCTATTCTCCCAACAAACTGCAACGGTTTATGGAAAATTGACAGATGAGGACAAAAAACCAATTCCCAATGCCAATATAAGTTTATTAAATTCCAAAACAATTGTGCAAACTGATCTGGAAGGGAATTATGCTATCACCGTTCCCGCTAATGATACAGCAGTTTTGAAATTTACATGTATAGGTTTTACAACAGAACTGCGCAAAGTTTTACTGGAGCCTGACATGCGTTATGTTCTTGTTATTAAAATGAAAAGTATAATGCTTGATAAAGTTGATATCAATGCATTGGAAAACGGGAAAAGAATTCCGGTTAAAGAGCTAGAGTCAATACCATATACCATGGACCCACTTACTGCAATTTTACAGGCATTGGGTGCTGTCAGTAATAATGAGCTTACCTCACAATATTCGATAAGAGGTGGAAATTATGACGAAAATCTTGTGTATGTCAATGATTTTGAAGTATACAGACCATTATTGGTGCGCTCGGGGCAACAAGAAGGGTTACCTTTTCCGAATTACGATCTAATTGATAATATTATTTTTAGTGCAGGAGGATTTGAAGCTAAATACGGAGATAAACTTTCTAGTGTTTTAGATATTCAATATAAAAAACCTACAGAATTTGAAGCAGGAGTTACCGCAAGTTTATTAGGCGCATCTTTTTATGCAAATGATGTTATCGATTCCGGTAAAATGTATTACCTATTCGGTTCTCGTTATAAAACAAATAAATATTTATTAAATTCATTAAATACAGAAGGACAATACGAACCAGTATTTATTGATGCGCAAGCCTTAGTGGGAATAAATATCAATGATAAATCCTCCCTCGAATTCTTAGGAAATTTCGCTTATAACAGTTATAAATTTTTACCACAAAGTCGCTCCACTGCAACCGGAGTTGTGAATAATGTAATTCAGCTTGATGTATTTTTCGATGGTCAGGAAATAGATGAATTTGTTACTGGTTTTGGAGGCGTATCATATATTTATCATCCCGGAGAACACACCACGTTAAAATTACTTGGTTCAGGATATCATTCGCTGGAAAGTGAAACCTTTGATATTATCGGTCAATATTGGTTGGGATTGGTAGAAACTAATTTAGGAGATGAGGATTTTGGTGATGTAAAATACGGATTAGGTGTAGGAACATTCCAAAACTTCGCGCGTAATTATTTAACGGCAGATGTAATTAATTTAGGCCATGTAGGTACACATGAAACCAAAGCACATTATTATCAGTGGGGCGTTCGTGTGCAAACAGAAATTATCAGAGATGAATTAAAGGAATGGGAATTACTCGACAGCGCAGGTTATTCATTGCCTTATACAGGAGAGTCCGTAGAATTACAAGAAGTATTTAAATCGGATACCGAATTAAATTCGATGCGTTACAGCGGGTATTTGCAAGATACATGGGAACCCGACTTTAGAAATTTTGCATTAACAGGTGGAATAAGAGCTAGTTATTGGGACCTGAATGAAGAATTAACTATTTCACCACGTTTTCAATTTGTATGGCAACCGGAATGGCATAATAAAAAAGATTCGCTTCGCGATATAGAAATTAAAGCTGCTGCCGGGATGTATCATCAACCACCATTTTATCGCGAATTACGCGATCTGGAAGGAGTAATACATGAGGATGTACAAAGTCAAAAAAGCTTGCACTTTGTTTTAGGAGTTGATTATGAATTTAAAGCGTGGAACAGAGATTTTAAATTTATTTCAGAAGTATATTATAAATATTTATTTGATCTGATTCCTTATGATGTTGAAAATGTGCGCATCCGATATTATGGAGATAATTCCGCAAATGGATATGCTACAGGAATAGAATTCAGATTACACGGTGAAATTGTGGAGGATGCTGATAGCTGGATAAGCATGAGCATAATGCGCACAATGGAAAATATTCAAGGCGATTCAACTTTTGATTATCACTACAATGCAGAAGGACAAATTGATTCATTGATCGCAATTTCTCAGGGATATATTCCGCGACCAACCGACCAATTAATTAATTTCGGAATGTTCTTTCAGGATTATATGCCCGGTAACGAAAATTTTAAAGTGCATCTCAGTTTTTTATTCGGCACAGGTTTACCTTTTGGACCTCCGGATAACGAATATTACAGAAACAGTTTGCGAATTCCACCATATCGAAGAGTTGATATCGGATTTTCCGCTTTATTGTTAGATCAAAACAGAGACCTAACAGACAAAGGCAGATTAAACACCACATTCGAAAGTTTATGGGCAAGTATAGAAGTATTTAATCTACTCGGAATTCAAAATACAATTTCTTATATCTGGGTGAAGGATATTAATAATCTGCAATATGCATTCCCGAATTATTTAACGGATAGGAGATTGAATTTTAAACTGGTGGCGAAATTTTAA
- a CDS encoding ribulose-phosphate 3-epimerase, with product MSHLVAPSILSCDFAYIARDVEMINSSKADWIHVDVMDGVFVPNMSFGIPVVAAMKRHSNIPLDVHLMMVHPERYLKHYRDAGADSISIHIEACTHLHAAVHEIKKMGARAGVAINPGTSIYQLEEIIADIDIVCLMCVNPGWGGQGFIETSIEKIKKLRALIEKTGSKALIEIDGGVKLDNAQRILDAGADVLVSGSGVFGEKDTVSAINTLKSLARK from the coding sequence ATGAGTCACTTAGTTGCCCCGAGTATTTTGAGTTGCGATTTTGCCTATATCGCCAGAGATGTGGAAATGATCAATTCGTCGAAAGCCGATTGGATACATGTTGATGTTATGGATGGCGTATTTGTTCCGAACATGAGTTTTGGAATACCGGTTGTTGCAGCTATGAAACGCCACAGTAATATCCCTTTGGATGTGCATCTCATGATGGTACACCCTGAACGTTATCTAAAACATTATCGCGATGCAGGTGCAGATTCCATTTCCATTCATATTGAAGCTTGCACCCATCTTCATGCCGCTGTTCACGAGATCAAAAAAATGGGTGCCAGGGCCGGTGTAGCAATAAATCCGGGCACTTCCATATATCAATTAGAGGAAATAATCGCCGATATTGATATTGTATGTCTGATGTGTGTTAATCCGGGCTGGGGAGGACAAGGTTTTATCGAAACTTCCATAGAAAAGATAAAGAAATTACGTGCTCTTATTGAAAAGACCGGTTCAAAGGCACTTATTGAGATAGATGGCGGAGTAAAACTTGATAATGCGCAACGAATTTTGGATGCAGGAGCTGATGTTCTTGTTTCCGGAAGCGGCGTTTTTGGAGAAAAAGATACTGTTTCTGCCATAAATACACTAAAATCGCTGGCTCGAAAATAA